Proteins encoded in a region of the Mucilaginibacter sabulilitoris genome:
- a CDS encoding 2-isopropylmalate synthase, translated as MLHDPNRVYVFDTTLRDGEQVPGCQLTTPEKIEIAKELELLGVDIIEAGFPVSSPGDFNSVVEISKAVKEPTVCALTRANKGDIDAAIESLKYAKRPRIHTGIGSSDMHIKHKFNSTREEILERAVEAVKYAKRAVEDIEFYAEDAGRADVEFLAKMVEAVIAAGATVVNIPDTNGYCLPDQYGSKIKFLKENVKNIDKAIISVHCHNDLGLATANSIAGLQNGARQIEGTINGIGERAGNTSIEEVVMILKTHQVLGLHTNINAKNFFELSRMISTQMRMPVQPNKAIVGSNAFAHSSGIHQDGFLKNRENYEIIRPEDVGFPSASIVLTARSGRHALKFHLERLGINLNKEELAEVYNNFLTLADAKLDINDDDLLSLVAHKLVKN; from the coding sequence ATGTTACACGATCCCAACCGCGTTTATGTTTTTGATACCACGCTTCGCGATGGCGAGCAGGTACCGGGTTGCCAGTTAACAACCCCAGAAAAAATTGAGATAGCTAAAGAGCTTGAACTGCTGGGCGTGGATATTATTGAAGCAGGCTTCCCGGTTTCAAGTCCGGGCGATTTTAACAGCGTTGTTGAAATTTCAAAGGCTGTAAAAGAACCTACCGTATGCGCCCTTACCCGGGCCAACAAGGGCGATATTGACGCTGCCATCGAGTCACTGAAATATGCCAAACGTCCGCGTATCCATACCGGTATTGGCTCATCAGATATGCACATCAAGCATAAATTCAACAGCACACGCGAAGAAATACTGGAACGTGCCGTTGAAGCTGTTAAATATGCCAAACGTGCCGTTGAAGATATTGAGTTTTATGCAGAAGATGCCGGCCGCGCCGACGTGGAATTCTTAGCTAAAATGGTGGAGGCCGTAATTGCCGCCGGTGCTACCGTGGTAAATATTCCGGATACCAATGGCTATTGCCTGCCCGATCAGTATGGTAGCAAGATCAAATTCCTGAAGGAAAACGTAAAAAATATCGATAAGGCCATTATTTCGGTGCATTGCCATAACGATTTGGGTTTGGCTACCGCCAACTCTATAGCCGGCTTGCAAAATGGTGCCCGCCAGATTGAAGGTACCATTAACGGTATTGGCGAACGCGCGGGTAATACTTCTATTGAAGAGGTGGTCATGATCCTGAAAACACACCAGGTGCTTGGCTTACATACCAACATTAATGCTAAAAACTTTTTTGAACTGAGCCGCATGATCAGCACGCAAATGCGCATGCCGGTACAGCCCAATAAAGCCATTGTAGGCAGTAATGCATTTGCCCACAGCTCTGGCATTCACCAGGACGGCTTCCTGAAAAACAGGGAGAACTATGAAATCATACGTCCCGAGGATGTGGGTTTCCCAAGCGCCAGCATTGTACTTACTGCCCGCAGCGGCAGGCACGCACTCAAATTCCACCTCGAACGTTTGGGTATCAACTTGAACAAAGAAGAACTGGCCGAGGTGTATAACAACTTTTTAACGCTTGCAGATGCCAAACTTGATATAAATGACGACGATTTGTTGAGTTTAGTAGCGCATAAGCTGGTAAAAAATTAA
- a CDS encoding methyltransferase domain-containing protein, giving the protein MKWNADLYDQKHAFVFQYGEEVLELLDAKPGEYILDLGCGTGHLTQQIKDKGAKVKGTDLSPDMIAQAKAKYPEIDFVVENAVDFFTDTPYDAVFSNAALHWILDQNGMMRSVYNSLKHGGRFVAEMGGKGNVARLIEATQLVLQNHGYHEQADAKMWYFPSIGEYTTKLEEHGFKVSYAVHYDRKTPLRDGDQGVAKWVTMFGAQYLETIPENEKQQILTEITQKLEPYYNEGGQWYADYKRLRFVAVK; this is encoded by the coding sequence ATGAAATGGAACGCTGATTTATACGACCAAAAGCACGCCTTTGTATTTCAATACGGTGAGGAGGTGCTTGAATTATTGGATGCTAAACCCGGCGAATATATACTTGACCTGGGTTGCGGCACCGGCCATTTAACGCAGCAAATAAAGGATAAGGGTGCTAAGGTAAAAGGCACCGACCTTTCTCCTGATATGATTGCGCAGGCAAAAGCAAAGTACCCTGAAATTGATTTCGTGGTAGAAAATGCTGTCGACTTTTTTACAGATACCCCGTACGACGCTGTATTTTCGAACGCGGCTCTGCATTGGATACTGGATCAAAACGGCATGATGCGCAGCGTTTACAACAGCCTTAAACATGGCGGCAGGTTTGTAGCCGAAATGGGAGGTAAAGGCAATGTTGCCCGTTTAATTGAAGCCACACAACTGGTACTGCAAAACCATGGCTATCATGAACAAGCTGATGCTAAAATGTGGTACTTCCCGTCAATCGGAGAGTATACTACCAAACTGGAAGAACATGGTTTCAAAGTGAGCTACGCTGTTCATTACGACCGTAAAACACCTTTGCGGGATGGCGATCAGGGTGTAGCTAAATGGGTTACCATGTTTGGCGCGCAATACCTGGAAACGATTCCGGAAAATGAAAAACAGCAGATATTGACAGAAATAACCCAAAAGCTTGAACCCTACTATAATGAAGGCGGCCAATGGTACGCTGACTATAAAAGGTTAAGGTTTGTGGCAGTGAAATAA
- the leuB gene encoding 3-isopropylmalate dehydrogenase translates to MALKKHILVIPGDGIGTEVTTWGKAVLEKIGQQFGHEFSFDEALMGHAGIEVTGNPLPDETLAKAKASDAILFGAIGHIKYDNDPSAKVRPEQGLLKIRKELGLYANLRPIMLFDELLDASSLKPEILKGTDILFFRELTGDVYFGEKKRSEDRNTASDLMVYSRYEVERIAIKAYEAARVRGKRLCSVDKANVLEASRLWREVVQEIAKQYPDVETEHMFIDNAAMQLVKNPKKFDVVLTANLFGDILTDEASQIAGSMGMLASASIGDGTGFFEPIHGSAHDIAGQDKANPLASILSVALMLEISFGLKEEAKLITSAIDKALKEGYRTGDIADANTDRSKVLGTKAMGQKVLEYL, encoded by the coding sequence ATGGCACTTAAAAAACACATATTAGTAATACCAGGTGATGGTATCGGTACCGAAGTAACTACATGGGGTAAGGCCGTTCTGGAAAAGATAGGGCAGCAATTTGGTCACGAGTTCAGTTTTGACGAAGCCCTGATGGGTCATGCAGGCATTGAAGTTACCGGCAACCCACTACCCGATGAAACACTTGCTAAAGCAAAAGCCAGCGATGCCATTTTATTTGGTGCCATTGGCCATATTAAATATGATAATGATCCATCAGCAAAGGTTCGTCCGGAGCAGGGTTTGTTAAAAATACGTAAGGAGCTTGGCCTGTATGCCAATCTGCGCCCTATCATGCTGTTTGATGAACTGCTGGATGCATCAAGCCTGAAACCGGAAATACTGAAAGGAACCGATATTCTTTTCTTCCGCGAGTTAACGGGGGATGTTTATTTCGGCGAGAAAAAACGCAGTGAAGACCGCAATACCGCATCCGACCTGATGGTTTATTCACGCTACGAAGTTGAACGCATTGCCATTAAAGCATACGAGGCGGCCCGTGTACGTGGCAAAAGGTTATGCTCTGTTGATAAAGCAAACGTGCTGGAAGCATCACGCCTGTGGCGCGAGGTGGTACAGGAAATAGCCAAGCAATACCCTGATGTGGAGACTGAACACATGTTTATTGACAATGCAGCCATGCAGCTGGTCAAAAATCCTAAAAAGTTTGATGTGGTATTAACCGCCAATCTTTTTGGCGATATTTTAACCGACGAGGCATCACAAATTGCCGGTTCTATGGGCATGCTTGCATCAGCCTCAATTGGCGATGGTACAGGGTTCTTTGAGCCTATCCATGGTTCGGCACATGATATTGCTGGGCAGGACAAAGCCAATCCGCTGGCATCAATATTGTCGGTTGCTTTAATGCTGGAGATCAGTTTTGGATTAAAAGAAGAAGCCAAACTTATAACCTCGGCTATTGACAAAGCGTTAAAAGAAGGTTACCGTACCGGTGATATTGCTGATGCCAATACTGATAGGAGCAAAGTTTTAGGCACTAAGGCAATGGGCCAAAAGGTGCTGGAGTATTTGTAA
- the leuD gene encoding 3-isopropylmalate dehydratase small subunit, whose translation MATKIFKHIQTSVVPLPIENIDTDQIIPARFLKATTREGFGNNLFRDWRFDENDNPKEDFVLNHPTFSGKVLVAGKNFGCGSSREHAAWAIADYGFDAVVSSFFADIFKGNALNNGLLPVQVSDDFLKKIFDAVYADHKAEIEIDLEKQLIIISATGEQESFEINPYKKACLINGYDDIDYILSKKELIQQFENSAL comes from the coding sequence ATGGCAACCAAAATATTCAAACATATACAAACCAGCGTAGTGCCTCTTCCCATTGAGAACATCGATACGGATCAGATTATTCCCGCTCGTTTTTTGAAAGCCACCACCCGTGAAGGTTTTGGCAACAACTTATTCCGCGACTGGCGTTTTGATGAGAACGATAATCCGAAAGAAGATTTCGTGCTTAATCACCCTACCTTCAGCGGCAAGGTCCTGGTGGCAGGTAAAAACTTTGGCTGTGGCAGTAGCCGTGAACATGCGGCCTGGGCCATTGCGGATTATGGTTTCGACGCCGTAGTAAGCAGCTTTTTTGCCGATATATTTAAAGGCAACGCGCTCAACAACGGTCTTTTACCAGTACAGGTGAGCGACGATTTCCTGAAAAAAATATTTGATGCCGTTTATGCCGATCATAAAGCTGAAATTGAGATCGATCTTGAAAAGCAGCTGATCATCATATCAGCTACCGGCGAACAGGAAAGCTTTGAGATTAACCCTTATAAAAAAGCCTGTTTAATAAATGGCTACGATGATATTGATTACATCCTGAGCAAAAAAGAATTAATACAACAATTTGAAAATTCAGCCCTCTAA
- the leuC gene encoding 3-isopropylmalate dehydratase large subunit, giving the protein MGQTLFDKIWDAHVVSSNEGFPDILYIDTHFIHEVTSPQAFDGLRNRGLPVFRPKQTVATADHNVPTIDQHLPIKEELSRYQVDMLTKNCKEFGIELYGLGHPFQGIVHVIGPELGITRPGGTYVCGDSHTSTHGAFGAIAFGIGTSQVEQVMATQCLLQSRPKRMKIEVNGKLHKGVGAKDIILYIISQISAAGGTGYAVEYAGHTIRSLSMEGRMTICNMSIEMGARCGLIAPDETTIEYVKGREFAPKGEEWDKAVAYWKTLYSDADAQFDEVLSFKAEDIEPMITYGTNPGMGIGVTQHVPETASFEAKEQGSYKKALEYMGLHDDEQLLGKPIDYVFIGSCTNSRIEDLRQVAEFVKGKHKADNVTVWVVPGSKQVQEQAIREGLDKIFDAAGFPLREPGCSACLGMNEDKIPAGKYCVSTSNRNFEGRQGPNSRTFLASPLTAAASAITGKVTDIRTFLKEEELVS; this is encoded by the coding sequence ATGGGACAAACATTATTTGATAAAATTTGGGATGCACACGTCGTCAGTAGCAACGAGGGTTTTCCTGATATTTTATACATTGACACACATTTCATACACGAGGTAACCAGTCCGCAGGCATTTGATGGTTTGCGCAACAGAGGTTTACCGGTTTTCAGGCCCAAACAAACAGTGGCCACTGCAGATCATAACGTTCCTACAATTGATCAGCACCTTCCCATCAAAGAAGAACTTTCTCGCTACCAGGTTGATATGCTCACCAAAAACTGTAAAGAATTTGGTATTGAACTGTATGGCTTGGGTCACCCTTTTCAGGGTATAGTACACGTAATAGGCCCCGAGCTGGGTATTACCCGTCCCGGTGGTACTTATGTTTGCGGCGATAGTCATACTTCAACACATGGCGCCTTTGGTGCCATAGCGTTTGGCATAGGCACCTCGCAGGTTGAGCAGGTAATGGCTACCCAGTGTTTACTGCAATCGCGCCCAAAAAGGATGAAGATTGAAGTTAACGGCAAACTGCATAAAGGTGTAGGCGCTAAAGACATCATCCTCTATATTATTTCACAGATCTCTGCCGCTGGCGGTACGGGTTATGCTGTAGAATATGCCGGCCATACCATTCGCTCTTTAAGTATGGAAGGCCGTATGACCATCTGCAACATGAGTATTGAAATGGGTGCACGCTGTGGTTTGATTGCTCCGGATGAAACAACCATTGAATATGTAAAAGGCCGCGAATTTGCCCCTAAAGGCGAAGAGTGGGACAAAGCAGTAGCTTACTGGAAAACTTTATACTCTGACGCTGATGCGCAGTTTGATGAAGTATTATCCTTTAAAGCCGAAGATATTGAGCCAATGATCACCTACGGAACAAACCCCGGTATGGGTATTGGCGTTACACAGCATGTTCCTGAAACGGCTTCGTTTGAAGCAAAAGAACAGGGATCATACAAAAAAGCCCTGGAATACATGGGCCTGCATGATGATGAGCAGCTATTGGGCAAACCAATTGATTATGTTTTCATAGGCAGCTGTACCAATTCACGCATTGAGGATTTGCGCCAGGTAGCCGAATTTGTAAAAGGCAAACACAAGGCAGATAATGTTACCGTTTGGGTGGTTCCGGGATCAAAACAGGTACAGGAACAAGCCATTCGCGAAGGGCTCGACAAAATATTTGATGCCGCCGGCTTTCCGCTTCGCGAACCAGGATGCAGCGCTTGCCTTGGTATGAACGAAGATAAAATACCGGCAGGTAAATATTGCGTATCAACCTCTAACCGTAATTTTGAAGGCCGTCAGGGACCAAATTCCCGCACCTTCCTGGCCAGCCCACTCACCGCGGCGGCATCGGCCATTACCGGTAAGGTTACAGATATAAGAACGTTTCTGAAAGAAGAAGAGTTAGTTAGCTAA
- the ilvC gene encoding ketol-acid reductoisomerase, which translates to MAKLNFGGTEENVVTREEFPLSKAQEVLKDEVVAVIGYGVQGPGQALNQKDNGINVIVGQRKGTKTWDKAISDGFVPGETLFEIEEALQRGTVICYLLSDAAQIALWPTVKKHLTPGKALYFSHGFGITFNEQTGIVPPADVDVFLVAPKGSGTSLRRMFLQGRGLNSSYAIFQDATGKAFERVISLGIAVGSGYLFETNFKKEVYSDLTGERGTLMGCIQGIFAAQYDVLRSKGHSPSEAFNETVEELTQSLMPLVAENGMDWMYANCSTTAQRGALDWWKKFRDATKPVFEELYESVATGKESQRSIDSNSQPDYREKLDAELKELRESELWQAGKTVRSLRPENQVVEA; encoded by the coding sequence ATGGCAAAATTAAATTTCGGCGGTACTGAAGAAAACGTAGTAACCCGCGAAGAGTTCCCTTTATCAAAGGCTCAGGAAGTATTAAAAGACGAAGTTGTAGCAGTAATTGGCTACGGCGTTCAAGGTCCTGGTCAGGCATTAAACCAAAAAGACAACGGCATCAATGTAATTGTTGGTCAGCGTAAAGGCACTAAAACATGGGATAAAGCAATAAGCGATGGCTTTGTACCCGGCGAAACACTTTTTGAAATTGAAGAAGCTTTACAAAGAGGCACTGTTATTTGCTATTTATTAAGTGACGCAGCACAGATCGCATTATGGCCAACTGTTAAAAAGCACCTCACCCCGGGTAAAGCATTATACTTTTCTCATGGTTTTGGTATCACCTTTAACGAGCAAACCGGTATCGTTCCTCCTGCAGATGTTGACGTATTTTTAGTTGCCCCTAAAGGATCAGGTACTTCATTGCGCCGTATGTTCCTGCAAGGCCGTGGCTTAAATTCAAGCTATGCAATTTTCCAGGATGCAACTGGCAAAGCATTTGAGCGCGTAATTTCATTAGGTATTGCTGTAGGTAGCGGTTACCTGTTTGAAACTAACTTCAAAAAAGAAGTTTACAGCGATTTAACCGGTGAGCGTGGTACACTGATGGGTTGTATCCAGGGTATTTTTGCAGCACAGTATGATGTATTGCGCAGCAAAGGCCACTCTCCATCTGAGGCCTTTAACGAAACTGTTGAAGAATTAACTCAATCATTGATGCCACTGGTTGCAGAAAACGGTATGGACTGGATGTACGCCAATTGTTCAACTACTGCACAACGCGGCGCTTTGGATTGGTGGAAAAAATTCCGTGACGCTACTAAACCAGTATTTGAAGAATTATACGAAAGTGTTGCTACCGGTAAAGAGTCACAACGTTCTATCGATTCAAACAGCCAGCCTGATTACCGCGAAAAATTAGACGCAGAACTGAAAGAATTACGCGAAAGCGAATTATGGCAGGCAGGTAAAACTGTACGCAGCTTACGTCCTGAAAACCAGGTTGTAGAAGCATAA
- the ilvN gene encoding acetolactate synthase small subunit: MSNQDIEKQEFNITVYTENQIGLLSRIAIIFSRRKINIESLNTSPSEIDKIHRFNIVITESEEVVRKLVRQIEKQVEVLKAYYHTNEDVIWQELALYKVSTDVIAEKVSVERLLRENGARAVVIRKDYTVFETTGHREETDNLINILQPYGLIEFVRSARVAIIKDSDGFNRKLREFERLEPGEDVIENEYLNQGEKVFTM; this comes from the coding sequence ATGAGTAATCAAGATATAGAAAAACAGGAATTTAACATCACGGTTTATACCGAAAACCAGATAGGTTTGCTTAGCCGCATTGCTATTATATTTTCACGCCGTAAGATCAATATCGAAAGCCTGAACACCTCTCCTTCGGAGATAGACAAAATTCATCGCTTTAATATTGTAATTACCGAATCGGAAGAAGTGGTACGCAAACTGGTACGCCAGATAGAAAAACAGGTTGAAGTGTTAAAAGCATATTATCATACCAATGAGGATGTTATTTGGCAGGAATTAGCGTTATATAAGGTATCAACCGATGTTATTGCCGAAAAGGTAAGCGTTGAGCGTCTATTGCGTGAGAACGGAGCCCGTGCTGTAGTGATCCGCAAAGATTACACCGTATTTGAAACCACCGGTCACCGTGAGGAAACCGATAACCTGATCAATATACTACAACCTTACGGTCTCATTGAATTTGTGCGCAGCGCGCGCGTAGCCATTATTAAAGATAGCGATGGCTTTAACCGCAAACTGCGCGAGTTTGAAAGACTTGAACCAGGTGAAGATGTTATTGAGAACGAATATCTGAACCAGGGCGAAAAGGTATTTACTATGTAA
- the ilvB gene encoding biosynthetic-type acetolactate synthase large subunit, which produces MEVAQETLTTPAPKTAVEVSGSVALLEALIVEGVDTIFGYPGGAIMPIYDALFDYNDKLNHILVRHEQGGIHAGQGYARTSGKVGVVFATSGPGATNLVTGLADAQIDSTPVVCITGQVFAHLLGTDAFQETDVINITTPVTKWNYQVTDANEIPEVIAKAFYIAKSGRPGPVLIDITKNAQIQKFNFEGYTPCNHIRSYRPKPIVRPQYVEEAAALINQAKKPFIIWGQGVILGSAEQEFKAFVEKSGIPAAWTVLGAGAIPTDHPQNVGMLGMHGNYGPNVLTNECDVLIAIGMRFDDRVTGRLDKYAKQAKVVHLDIDPAEIDKNVKSTVPVWGDCKETLPMLTKLVEEKQHTDWLNTFNEYTRKEVEAVIHDELNPTTPEMTMGEVIKQLNEITKGEAIIVTDVGQHQMVACRYAKFNNTRSNVTSGGLGTMGFALPAAIGAKFGAKDRTVVAIIGDGGFQMTLQELGTIMQSGIDVKIIILNNRFLGMVRQWQELFNERRYSFVDIQSPDFVTLASAYNIPGKRIDDRTDLPNAINELLSTKGSYLLEVMVTKENNVFPMVPQGCSVAEIRLK; this is translated from the coding sequence ATGGAAGTTGCACAGGAAACACTCACTACACCCGCTCCAAAAACAGCGGTAGAAGTTTCAGGATCAGTAGCATTATTGGAGGCATTAATTGTTGAAGGTGTTGATACCATCTTTGGCTACCCGGGTGGCGCTATCATGCCCATCTATGATGCTCTGTTTGATTATAATGATAAACTGAACCACATCCTGGTCCGCCACGAACAGGGTGGCATCCATGCAGGACAGGGCTATGCCCGCACATCAGGCAAAGTTGGTGTTGTGTTCGCCACCAGCGGTCCGGGTGCAACTAACCTGGTAACAGGTTTGGCCGATGCACAGATTGACAGTACACCAGTGGTATGTATAACCGGTCAGGTATTCGCGCATCTTTTAGGTACCGATGCTTTCCAGGAAACCGACGTAATCAATATCACCACACCGGTAACCAAATGGAACTACCAGGTAACTGACGCCAACGAAATTCCCGAGGTTATTGCCAAAGCTTTCTATATAGCTAAAAGTGGTCGCCCCGGTCCAGTGTTAATTGATATTACCAAAAACGCGCAGATACAAAAATTCAACTTTGAAGGTTATACGCCATGTAATCATATCCGCAGCTACAGGCCAAAACCTATAGTACGCCCGCAATATGTTGAAGAAGCAGCAGCACTCATCAATCAGGCTAAAAAACCATTTATTATCTGGGGCCAGGGTGTAATACTGGGCAGTGCCGAACAGGAATTTAAGGCCTTTGTTGAAAAAAGTGGTATTCCGGCGGCATGGACTGTTTTAGGTGCCGGCGCTATACCAACAGATCATCCGCAAAACGTGGGTATGCTCGGGATGCATGGTAACTACGGCCCTAACGTATTAACCAATGAGTGCGATGTGCTGATTGCTATAGGCATGCGTTTTGACGACCGTGTAACCGGCCGTTTAGATAAATATGCGAAACAGGCAAAAGTAGTTCATTTGGATATTGACCCGGCCGAGATCGACAAGAACGTAAAATCAACCGTACCGGTATGGGGCGACTGTAAAGAAACCCTCCCTATGCTTACCAAGCTTGTAGAGGAAAAGCAGCATACCGATTGGCTGAACACATTTAATGAATACACTCGAAAAGAGGTTGAAGCCGTAATTCATGATGAACTTAACCCTACTACGCCAGAAATGACTATGGGTGAGGTTATTAAACAGTTAAATGAAATTACCAAAGGCGAGGCTATTATAGTAACCGACGTAGGTCAGCACCAGATGGTGGCCTGCCGCTATGCCAAATTCAACAACACCCGCAGTAACGTTACCAGTGGTGGTTTAGGCACTATGGGCTTTGCTCTTCCAGCTGCTATAGGTGCCAAGTTTGGCGCAAAAGACCGCACAGTGGTTGCCATTATTGGCGATGGCGGTTTCCAGATGACGCTACAGGAATTAGGAACCATCATGCAGTCTGGCATCGATGTTAAGATCATCATCCTTAACAATCGTTTCCTGGGTATGGTTAGGCAATGGCAGGAGTTGTTTAACGAACGTCGTTATTCGTTTGTTGACATCCAGAGCCCTGACTTTGTAACCCTGGCATCAGCTTATAACATTCCGGGCAAAAGGATTGATGACCGTACTGATTTGCCAAATGCCATAAACGAGTTACTGAGCACTAAAGGATCATATCTTTTAGAAGTAATGGTAACTAAAGAGAACAACGTGTTTCCGATGGTACCACAAGGATGCAGCGTAGCAGAAATCAGGTTAAAATAA
- the ilvD gene encoding dihydroxy-acid dehydratase, whose product MSSSSDTTAAIELNKYSKTFTQDPTQPAAQAMLYGIGLTDDDMKKAQVGVASMGYDGNTCNMHLNDLAKLVKQGIWDEDLVGLIFHTIGVSDGMSNGTEGMRYSLMSRDIIADSIEAVTGAQYYDGLITLPGCDKNMPGSIMAMGRLNRPSIMVYGGTIKPGHWKGEDLNIVSAFEALGKKIAGQIDDVDFMGVIKNACPSAGACGGIYTANTMAAAIEALGMSLPYSSSNPALSDEKKAECLAAGKAIKVLLERDIKPSDIMTRKAFENAMVVIMVLGGSTNAVLHLIAMAKSVGVKVTQDDFQTVSNRIPVLADMKPSGKYMMEDLHHIGGVPAVMKYCLAQGWLHGDCLTVTGKTIAENLAEVPELSFDTQKIILPVENPIKATGHLQILYGNLAEGGSVAKITGKEGTSFEGPARVFDGEFELIQGIQSGRVKKGDVVVIRNVGPKGAPGMPEMLKPTSAIFGAGLGSSVALITDGRFSGGTHGFVVGHITPEAYDGGGIAFVKDEDRIEIDAINRTINVKLSDEEFAARKAAWQQPALKVSKGLLYRYAKTVSNAAEGCVTDEMP is encoded by the coding sequence ATGAGTTCATCATCAGATACCACAGCGGCTATAGAATTGAACAAGTATAGCAAAACCTTTACGCAAGATCCTACCCAGCCTGCAGCACAGGCTATGCTTTATGGCATTGGCTTAACCGACGATGACATGAAAAAAGCACAGGTGGGTGTAGCAAGCATGGGTTACGATGGTAATACCTGCAACATGCACTTGAACGATCTGGCTAAGCTGGTTAAGCAGGGTATCTGGGATGAGGATCTGGTGGGCCTTATATTCCATACTATTGGTGTAAGCGATGGCATGAGCAATGGTACCGAAGGTATGCGCTACTCATTAATGAGCCGCGATATTATTGCCGACTCAATTGAAGCGGTTACAGGCGCACAGTACTATGATGGTTTAATTACCCTGCCGGGCTGCGATAAAAATATGCCGGGTTCTATCATGGCTATGGGCCGGTTAAACCGCCCGTCTATCATGGTATATGGTGGCACTATTAAACCAGGTCACTGGAAAGGTGAGGATCTGAATATTGTATCTGCTTTCGAGGCTTTAGGTAAAAAGATAGCCGGACAAATAGACGATGTTGATTTTATGGGCGTAATCAAAAACGCCTGTCCGAGCGCCGGTGCTTGCGGCGGTATTTATACTGCCAACACAATGGCCGCAGCTATTGAGGCATTGGGTATGAGCTTACCTTACTCATCATCAAACCCAGCTTTAAGCGACGAGAAGAAAGCAGAATGCCTTGCAGCAGGTAAAGCGATAAAAGTATTGCTTGAGCGCGATATAAAACCATCGGACATCATGACCCGCAAGGCGTTTGAGAATGCCATGGTAGTAATCATGGTTTTGGGCGGATCGACTAACGCCGTGTTGCACCTTATTGCAATGGCCAAAAGCGTTGGCGTTAAAGTAACGCAGGACGATTTTCAGACAGTAAGTAACCGCATCCCCGTATTGGCCGATATGAAGCCAAGCGGTAAATACATGATGGAAGACTTGCACCATATTGGCGGTGTTCCGGCTGTAATGAAATATTGCCTTGCACAGGGCTGGCTGCACGGCGACTGCCTTACCGTGACCGGCAAAACCATTGCTGAAAACTTAGCAGAAGTACCTGAACTGAGCTTTGATACACAGAAGATCATCCTTCCGGTAGAGAATCCTATAAAAGCTACCGGCCACTTACAAATACTGTACGGAAACCTTGCCGAAGGTGGCAGTGTAGCCAAAATTACCGGTAAAGAAGGTACCAGCTTTGAAGGTCCTGCCCGTGTGTTCGACGGTGAATTTGAATTGATACAAGGCATACAAAGCGGCCGAGTTAAAAAGGGCGATGTTGTGGTTATTCGCAACGTTGGACCAAAAGGCGCACCAGGTATGCCCGAAATGCTTAAACCTACCTCTGCCATATTTGGAGCAGGCCTGGGCAGTTCAGTAGCATTAATTACAGATGGCCGTTTCTCTGGTGGTACTCATGGCTTCGTCGTCGGTCACATCACGCCTGAAGCTTATGATGGCGGCGGTATCGCTTTTGTGAAAGACGAAGATCGTATTGAGATTGATGCCATTAACCGTACTATCAATGTTAAGCTGAGTGATGAAGAATTTGCCGCCCGCAAGGCTGCATGGCAGCAGCCGGCGCTTAAAGTAAGCAAAGGCCTGCTATACAGATATGCTAAAACAGTAAGTAATGCAGCAGAAGGTTGCGTTACTGATGAAATGCCGTAA
- the atpC gene encoding ATP synthase F1 subunit epsilon codes for MTLEILTPDKKVYEGEAASVTVPGALGLFEILNNHAPIISTLQDGKLTVRGGSAAKEEVFYIKGGVVEVLNNKVIILAEGIQHK; via the coding sequence ATGACTTTAGAAATTCTTACACCCGATAAAAAAGTATACGAAGGCGAGGCCGCATCGGTAACCGTTCCGGGTGCTTTGGGATTATTTGAAATATTAAATAACCACGCGCCTATCATCTCTACTTTACAGGACGGTAAGCTTACTGTACGTGGTGGCAGTGCCGCTAAAGAGGAAGTTTTTTATATTAAAGGCGGTGTTGTTGAAGTATTGAACAATAAGGTGATTATTCTGGCTGAAGGTATTCAGCACAAATAA